Proteins from one Ornithobacterium rhinotracheale genomic window:
- a CDS encoding aminopeptidase P family protein yields the protein MLVKEKVSALRNAMQSNNIDAFIVFSADPHMSEYMPTHWQERAWLSGFTGSAGFVVITKDKAGLWTDSRYFVQAPMELEGSGIDLFKDGVEGTPNYIDWIIEQIPEGGKVGVNALATSRANWQTLEDKLNSKGIQLIHIPLIDEVWKDRKIEKSDAIFVHPLEYAGESVQEKLAKIKEKMHQKGADTHIVTALDDVAWTTNLRGNDVAFNPVFLGYLCIEEDKTTLFVEPQKVTEDVKAHLEQAHVQIKDYDAFFDYLKTLKGKNILLAPNANQLIFSTLSADNKIIVAPAPGNLFKAIKNEAELEGFRKVMVRDGVSLVKFFHWLKTSAGKEDLNEYSIGEKLREFRAQGEAFVGESFGSIVGYQGNGAVVHYSAAKDTAKKVKNEGTILIDSGGQYLEGTTDITRTLSFDEPSAEFKKDWTLVLKGMINLSMARFPKGTCGVHLDAIARLPLWMNDRDFGHGTGHGVGSFMNVHEGPQNIRKNLNNTQLVPGMVVSNEPGLYRENKYGIRIENLIAVSEYSTSEFGEFYEFETLTLCPLFIDCLDVKLLTEEEKTWLNKYHSRVETALSPYLEGAEKEFLIHECRTID from the coding sequence ATGTTAGTAAAAGAAAAAGTTTCTGCCTTGAGAAATGCGATGCAGAGCAATAATATAGATGCGTTTATCGTATTTAGTGCTGATCCTCATATGAGTGAATACATGCCTACTCATTGGCAAGAGCGTGCTTGGCTTTCAGGATTTACAGGTTCTGCAGGTTTTGTTGTAATAACTAAAGACAAAGCTGGTTTATGGACCGATTCAAGATACTTTGTGCAGGCACCTATGGAACTAGAAGGTTCTGGAATCGATCTGTTTAAAGATGGTGTAGAGGGAACTCCCAATTATATTGATTGGATTATTGAGCAAATACCAGAAGGAGGCAAAGTAGGAGTTAATGCACTGGCCACTTCACGAGCTAATTGGCAAACATTGGAAGATAAATTGAACAGCAAAGGCATTCAATTAATCCATATTCCTTTGATAGATGAAGTTTGGAAAGATCGAAAAATTGAAAAATCCGATGCGATTTTTGTACACCCACTTGAATATGCAGGCGAAAGTGTTCAGGAAAAATTAGCAAAAATCAAAGAAAAAATGCACCAAAAAGGAGCCGATACACATATCGTAACTGCACTAGATGATGTGGCTTGGACAACAAATCTTCGCGGGAATGATGTGGCGTTTAACCCAGTGTTTTTGGGCTATTTATGCATTGAGGAAGATAAAACTACGCTTTTTGTAGAGCCGCAAAAAGTAACCGAAGATGTGAAAGCTCATCTAGAGCAAGCCCATGTTCAGATTAAGGATTATGATGCATTTTTCGATTATTTAAAAACTTTGAAAGGCAAAAATATTCTTTTAGCACCAAATGCCAATCAATTAATTTTCTCAACTTTAAGTGCAGATAATAAGATAATTGTAGCACCTGCACCAGGGAATTTATTCAAAGCGATTAAAAACGAAGCAGAGCTCGAAGGTTTCAGAAAAGTAATGGTGCGAGATGGCGTTTCATTGGTTAAATTCTTCCATTGGCTTAAAACTTCTGCAGGAAAAGAGGACTTAAATGAGTACAGCATAGGCGAAAAATTAAGAGAATTCAGAGCTCAGGGCGAGGCCTTTGTAGGCGAAAGTTTTGGCAGCATCGTTGGCTATCAGGGAAATGGTGCCGTAGTGCACTATTCTGCGGCAAAAGATACAGCCAAAAAGGTGAAAAACGAAGGCACAATTTTAATCGATTCAGGAGGGCAATATCTTGAAGGTACCACCGATATCACCCGTACTTTGAGCTTTGATGAGCCAAGTGCTGAGTTCAAAAAAGATTGGACCTTGGTCTTAAAAGGAATGATAAATCTTTCCATGGCTCGTTTCCCAAAAGGTACTTGTGGTGTACATTTAGATGCAATTGCAAGATTGCCACTATGGATGAACGATCGCGATTTTGGTCACGGAACAGGTCATGGAGTGGGTAGCTTTATGAATGTACATGAAGGGCCTCAAAATATTAGAAAAAATTTAAACAATACGCAACTGGTGCCAGGAATGGTGGTTTCTAACGAACCAGGTTTATATCGCGAAAATAAATACGGAATTAGAATCGAAAACTTAATTGCTGTTTCGGAGTATTCAACTTCTGAATTTGGTGAATTTTATGAATTTGAAACGCTTACACTTTGTCCATTATTCATTGATTGTTTAGATGTAAAACTCTTAACTGAAGAGGAAAAAACATGGCTAAATAAATACCATTCTCGTGTAGAAACAGCACTTTCTCCTTATTTAGAAGGTGCCGAAAAAGAATTTTTAATCCACGAGTGTAGAACGATTGATTAA
- a CDS encoding UDP-2,3-diacylglucosamine diphosphatase — protein sequence MAGGGELIIDIPAGKKIYFASDQHFGAPNETESRAREQKFIQFLNEIKPDTHALFLLGDLFDFWFEYKQVVPRGYMRVLGKLAEFADAGIPIYFFIGNHDLWMRDYLEQELNAQVFNRPQVFVINGKKCFIGHGDGLGPGDKGYKRLKKLFTNPLAKKMFYLLHPDFSLWLGKYLSRKNRYLSGDKDNNFYGDDEWLVQYAKRKLSQAHYDYFVFGHRHLPLEIKLSEQSKYINTGDWLSHFTYAVFEDEKLSLKRYIV from the coding sequence ATGGCTGGCGGAGGAGAATTAATCATTGATATTCCTGCGGGAAAAAAAATCTATTTTGCATCGGATCAGCATTTTGGTGCGCCAAATGAAACAGAAAGCCGTGCGCGAGAGCAAAAATTTATTCAGTTTTTAAATGAAATAAAACCCGATACGCATGCACTTTTTCTACTGGGCGATTTATTTGATTTTTGGTTTGAATACAAGCAGGTCGTGCCGAGGGGCTATATGCGAGTTTTGGGGAAATTAGCCGAATTTGCCGATGCTGGGATTCCGATTTATTTCTTCATCGGGAATCATGATTTGTGGATGCGAGATTATTTAGAGCAAGAGCTAAACGCGCAGGTGTTTAATCGCCCGCAAGTGTTTGTGATTAATGGTAAAAAATGCTTCATTGGGCACGGCGATGGGCTTGGTCCTGGTGATAAAGGCTACAAAAGATTGAAAAAGTTATTTACCAATCCTTTAGCTAAAAAAATGTTTTATTTACTGCATCCCGATTTTTCACTTTGGTTGGGCAAATATTTATCGCGTAAAAATCGCTATCTATCTGGTGATAAAGACAATAATTTTTACGGAGATGATGAATGGCTTGTGCAGTATGCCAAACGAAAATTAAGCCAAGCGCATTACGATTATTTTGTGTTTGGTCACAGACATTTACCTTTAGAAATCAAACTTTCTGAGCAATCAAAATACATCAACACAGGCGATTGGCTCAGCCATTTTACTTATGCCGTTTTTGAAGACGAAAAGCTTAGCCTAAAAAGATATATCGTTTAA
- a CDS encoding geranylgeranylglycerol-phosphate geranylgeranyltransferase, protein MRAPQGNSYAMKLLSLFAVVRGYNVAILVLAMYFAAFFIFAKGDSLSQFFKNVEIHYIIISTALSVSAGYIINNFYDLDRDQIARPIMAYLAKFVSQNFKLITYLFLNSLALIFAFLASWRVTIFILAFQFLTWFYCHKLNKIVFMNNLSSTILALFPFLALFLYFNNYSAVIFVHGAFLGLNLLTLDIEKDFITQRADSIYEYQTLPTVLGTHKSKLILNLLLLLTAVVAFLLAHFDGVGNMSYYFYSVGVVFFALPYFILRAKSKKEWHLLHFALKILLWIGVLSLAWIKINPLDLQKFI, encoded by the coding sequence ATGAGAGCGCCCCAAGGCAATAGCTATGCGATGAAATTACTTTCACTTTTTGCAGTAGTTCGCGGCTATAATGTTGCCATTTTGGTTTTGGCAATGTATTTTGCTGCGTTTTTTATTTTTGCTAAAGGCGATTCGCTAAGTCAATTTTTTAAAAATGTAGAAATCCATTATATCATCATTTCCACGGCACTTTCGGTATCGGCAGGCTATATTATCAATAATTTTTACGATTTAGACAGAGACCAAATCGCACGCCCCATTATGGCATATCTTGCCAAATTTGTGAGCCAAAATTTTAAATTAATCACTTATTTATTTTTAAACTCCTTGGCACTCATTTTTGCCTTTTTAGCATCGTGGCGTGTGACGATATTTATTCTTGCCTTTCAGTTTTTAACTTGGTTTTATTGTCATAAATTAAACAAAATCGTATTTATGAACAATTTATCCTCTACAATTTTGGCATTATTTCCATTTTTAGCATTGTTCTTATACTTTAACAATTACAGTGCTGTGATTTTTGTGCATGGTGCATTTTTAGGGCTGAACTTGCTCACGCTCGACATCGAAAAAGACTTCATTACACAACGCGCCGATAGCATTTACGAATACCAAACGCTGCCCACCGTTCTTGGCACGCACAAATCTAAATTAATCTTAAACCTATTGCTGTTGCTCACTGCCGTTGTAGCATTTCTTTTGGCACATTTTGATGGCGTGGGCAATATGTCTTATTATTTTTACAGCGTAGGGGTGGTTTTCTTTGCCTTGCCCTACTTTATTTTAAGGGCTAAAAGCAAGAAAGAATGGCACTTATTGCACTTTGCCTTAAAAATACTTTTGTGGATTGGGGTGCTAAGTTTGGCGTGGATAAAAATAAATCCCTTAGATTTGCAAAAATTTATTTAA
- a CDS encoding DUF6427 family protein produces MLSKILKLNRNFVSFLLYGIAIALILLQFHSKLHTDYDWGAAGLFAIGMACLAGYSQWISFFNRTHYFEFFSLIAFALLVPDFSNFSFFAGFLFLIIVALQLLDEFDLGEKILSPFDIGFFMAIACFLHPPFWIFAGFLLLHYILLGRVMLRGLILCALGILTFSLLTAEIAVLFDFTDLAPYLWDRFTPQISLHFNINYLWLSPILVFTILGLNDYIQNINRHSAEKKLVFFNAIMFIPFAILYTILYAHEAQYAILFFAIPVAIILANYCMYAQEKFKEIVLFGFIISILLYKYAHLIKLPGILNDISF; encoded by the coding sequence ATGCTTTCAAAAATTCTAAAACTAAACCGAAATTTTGTATCTTTTTTGCTATACGGGATAGCAATAGCGCTTATTTTATTGCAATTTCATTCCAAACTCCACACCGATTACGATTGGGGAGCCGCAGGATTATTTGCCATAGGAATGGCTTGTTTGGCGGGGTATTCCCAGTGGATTTCATTTTTTAATCGCACGCATTATTTTGAATTTTTTAGTTTGATTGCTTTTGCACTTTTAGTTCCCGACTTTTCAAACTTTTCTTTTTTTGCAGGATTTTTATTTTTAATCATCGTGGCATTACAGCTTTTAGATGAATTTGACTTGGGCGAAAAAATACTCTCTCCGTTTGACATCGGTTTCTTCATGGCGATTGCATGCTTCTTGCACCCACCATTTTGGATTTTTGCAGGATTTTTGCTACTGCACTACATTTTGCTCGGGCGCGTAATGCTCCGTGGCTTAATATTATGCGCTTTAGGAATTTTAACCTTTTCGCTACTCACAGCCGAAATCGCTGTTTTATTTGATTTCACCGATTTAGCACCTTATTTATGGGATCGTTTCACTCCACAGATTTCACTGCATTTTAATATCAATTATTTGTGGCTTTCCCCTATTTTGGTGTTCACGATTCTTGGGCTAAATGATTACATCCAAAACATCAATCGCCATTCGGCAGAGAAAAAACTCGTATTTTTCAATGCAATTATGTTTATCCCGTTTGCGATTTTATACACCATTTTATACGCCCACGAAGCGCAATATGCTATCTTATTTTTCGCGATTCCCGTTGCTATTATTTTGGCCAATTATTGCATGTACGCACAAGAAAAATTCAAGGAAATTGTGCTTTTCGGATTTATCATCAGTATTTTGCTATACAAATACGCTCACCTAATCAAGCTACCTGGAATATTAAACGATATATCTTTTTAG
- a CDS encoding ABC-F family ATP-binding cassette domain-containing protein codes for MLTVSNVSLQFGKRVLFDEVNIKFTKGNCYGIIGANGAGKSTFLKILSKELEPTSGHVSLESDKRMSVLEQDHFKFDEVPVLETVLRGNQKMFEVKTKMDELYAKPDFSEEDGVKAGELGVIYEEMGGWNAESDAATLLSNLGISEEDHYKLMKDLDPKAKVRVLLAQALFGNPDLLIMDEPTNDLDVDTISWLEDFLADYENTVIVVSHDRHFLDAVCTHTVDLDFSKLNLYSGNYSFWYQASQLAARQRAQANKKAEEKKKELQEFIQRFSSNVAKAKQATARKKMIDKLDLQEIKPSSRRYPAIIFEQEREAGDQILETDNLKASLEGEILFDNISINLQKGDKVGVISRNALAQTRFFEIISGNVPADGGEYKWGITTTQTYLPLDHTEFFQKEINLVDWLRQYVDTDEERHEEYIRGFLGRMLFSGEQALKMSTVLSGGEKMRCMFSRMMLLKGNVLLFDEPTNHLDLESISALNNSLENFKGTILMSSHDHELMQTVCNRIIELTPKGVIDRYMTYDEYLKDPKIKELREKYYAE; via the coding sequence ATGTTAACAGTATCAAATGTATCTTTACAATTCGGCAAGCGCGTTTTGTTTGACGAAGTAAACATAAAATTCACCAAGGGGAATTGTTATGGAATCATCGGCGCTAACGGCGCTGGGAAATCAACTTTCTTGAAAATCCTTTCAAAAGAGCTAGAGCCTACAAGCGGGCATGTGAGCTTGGAATCAGATAAACGAATGTCTGTTTTAGAACAAGATCACTTTAAATTTGATGAAGTTCCTGTGCTTGAAACCGTTTTGCGCGGAAATCAGAAAATGTTTGAAGTAAAAACTAAAATGGATGAGCTTTATGCTAAACCTGATTTTTCTGAAGAAGATGGGGTGAAAGCAGGTGAGCTAGGTGTGATTTATGAGGAAATGGGTGGCTGGAACGCCGAATCCGACGCGGCTACACTACTTTCAAACCTTGGAATTTCTGAAGAAGACCATTATAAATTAATGAAAGATTTAGACCCTAAGGCCAAAGTCCGTGTACTATTGGCACAAGCTCTTTTTGGGAATCCAGATCTTTTAATCATGGACGAGCCTACTAACGACTTGGATGTCGATACCATTTCTTGGCTAGAAGATTTCTTAGCAGATTACGAAAACACTGTGATTGTGGTTTCTCACGACCGCCACTTCTTAGACGCTGTGTGCACGCACACTGTGGATTTAGACTTTAGCAAACTAAACCTTTACTCAGGAAACTACTCTTTCTGGTACCAAGCATCGCAATTGGCAGCAAGACAAAGAGCGCAAGCCAACAAAAAAGCGGAAGAGAAGAAAAAAGAATTGCAAGAATTTATTCAGCGTTTTAGCTCGAATGTGGCAAAAGCTAAACAAGCTACTGCTCGTAAAAAAATGATCGACAAACTTGATTTGCAAGAAATCAAGCCTTCATCTCGTCGCTACCCCGCAATTATCTTTGAGCAAGAACGCGAAGCTGGGGATCAAATCTTAGAAACAGATAATCTAAAAGCCAGCCTAGAAGGAGAGATTTTATTTGACAATATTTCCATCAATCTACAAAAAGGAGACAAAGTGGGAGTTATTTCTCGCAACGCTTTAGCGCAAACTCGTTTCTTCGAAATTATCTCTGGCAATGTTCCTGCCGATGGCGGAGAATACAAATGGGGAATCACCACTACACAAACTTATCTGCCACTCGACCACACCGAATTTTTCCAAAAAGAAATCAATTTGGTAGATTGGCTAAGACAATATGTAGACACCGATGAGGAACGCCACGAGGAGTACATTCGCGGATTCTTGGGCAGAATGCTTTTCAGCGGAGAGCAAGCCTTAAAAATGAGCACCGTGCTCTCTGGTGGAGAAAAAATGCGTTGTATGTTCTCTCGTATGATGTTGCTAAAAGGCAATGTATTGTTGTTCGACGAGCCTACCAACCACCTAGATTTGGAATCTATTTCGGCGTTGAACAACTCACTCGAGAACTTTAAAGGCACGATTCTTATGTCGTCTCATGACCACGAATTGATGCAAACCGTGTGCAACCGAATTATAGAACTTACTCCAAAAGGTGTAATCGATCGCTACATGACTTACGACGAGTACTTGAAAGATCCTAAGATTAAAGAACTTAGAGAAAAATACTACGCAGAGTAA
- a CDS encoding superoxide dismutase produces the protein MAFQLPELPYAFDALEPHIDAKTMEIHHDKHHAGYTNNLNAAIEGTALEGKTIEEILVEGFETPAVRNNGGGFYNHSLFWQILSPNGGGEPKGELAEAIKEKFGSFDKFKEEFSNKAKTQFGSGWAWLCVYKGGKVDVCSTANQDNPLMPNGCGGTPILGLDVWEHAYYLKYQNKRPDYVAAFWNVVNWEKVEELYAKNK, from the coding sequence ATGGCTTTTCAATTACCAGAATTACCGTACGCATTTGATGCATTAGAACCACATATCGATGCTAAAACCATGGAAATCCACCATGATAAGCACCACGCTGGATATACAAATAACTTAAACGCTGCAATTGAAGGAACAGCTTTAGAAGGAAAAACAATCGAAGAAATCTTGGTAGAAGGTTTTGAAACTCCTGCTGTGAGAAACAATGGCGGAGGATTCTATAATCACTCACTTTTCTGGCAAATCCTTTCTCCAAACGGAGGTGGCGAGCCAAAAGGTGAATTAGCTGAAGCTATCAAAGAAAAATTCGGATCTTTTGACAAATTCAAAGAAGAATTTTCAAACAAAGCTAAAACTCAATTCGGTTCAGGATGGGCGTGGCTTTGTGTTTACAAAGGTGGTAAAGTAGATGTTTGCTCTACGGCAAACCAAGACAACCCGTTGATGCCAAATGGCTGCGGAGGAACTCCAATTTTAGGATTAGATGTTTGGGAACACGCTTACTATTTAAAATACCAAAACAAACGTCCAGACTATGTTGCTGCATTCTGGAATGTGGTAAACTGGGAGAAAGTTGAAGAATTATATGCTAAAAATAAATAA
- a CDS encoding OmpA family protein has translation MKKFNLALGLAATLFVGANSYAQDASNPWGITIGAHAVDFTSAGRGVFDGFFDTDDYEIVPPLSKLSVIRHLGGKFSADLTASIGEVSNKRMKVDDKLFVNAGLGLRYRLLGKADKSYWFDPYLRIGASYHHYDYTGINFGENETYTMGTGETVSGKFEGKENYLMAQGGAGINFWITDNFGINLASDYNFSPIGDNSDYINFFQHTAGVTFKFGKQDRDKDGIEDSKDQCPDTPGLAEFNGCPDTDGDGIPDNLDNCPNEAGPKENNGCPWKDTDGDGLNDNVDNCPNQAGPRENNGCPWPDTDRDGFTDNVDKCPNEAGVAPDGCPVAEEVIIAEKVERINVDFTVEFATNKADIRPSSDAKIDQKAQEIKDLLAAYPDLKLNIDGYTDNTGRAAYNLKLSERRAASVVKALEQRGIPAGVLSARGFGQENPKCTNDTPEGRQCNRRVAVSVKSLH, from the coding sequence ATGAAAAAATTTAATTTAGCGCTTGGATTAGCTGCAACCTTGTTTGTAGGAGCCAATTCGTACGCTCAGGATGCTAGCAATCCTTGGGGCATTACAATCGGAGCTCACGCCGTAGATTTTACATCAGCAGGCCGTGGAGTATTTGATGGATTTTTTGACACAGACGATTACGAAATCGTTCCTCCATTATCAAAATTGTCTGTTATCAGACATTTGGGAGGTAAATTCTCTGCAGACTTAACTGCTTCAATTGGAGAAGTGAGCAACAAGAGAATGAAAGTAGATGATAAGCTATTTGTAAATGCTGGGTTAGGTTTACGCTACCGCCTTTTAGGTAAAGCAGACAAAAGCTATTGGTTTGATCCATATTTAAGAATTGGAGCTTCTTACCACCACTACGATTACACCGGAATCAACTTTGGTGAGAACGAAACTTACACTATGGGTACAGGAGAAACTGTTTCTGGTAAATTCGAAGGTAAAGAAAATTACTTAATGGCTCAAGGTGGAGCTGGTATCAACTTCTGGATTACAGATAACTTTGGTATCAACTTAGCATCAGACTATAACTTCTCACCTATAGGAGATAATTCAGATTACATCAATTTCTTCCAACATACAGCTGGTGTTACCTTTAAATTTGGTAAACAAGATAGAGATAAAGATGGAATCGAAGATAGCAAAGATCAATGTCCAGATACTCCAGGTTTAGCAGAGTTTAACGGATGTCCAGATACAGATGGTGATGGTATTCCAGATAACTTAGACAACTGCCCTAATGAAGCAGGACCAAAAGAAAATAACGGATGTCCTTGGAAAGATACAGATGGTGACGGATTGAACGATAATGTAGATAACTGTCCAAATCAAGCAGGTCCAAGAGAAAATAACGGATGTCCTTGGCCAGATACCGATCGTGACGGATTTACTGATAATGTAGACAAATGTCCAAACGAAGCTGGTGTTGCTCCTGATGGATGTCCAGTTGCAGAAGAAGTGATTATTGCTGAAAAAGTGGAAAGAATCAATGTAGACTTTACTGTTGAATTTGCTACAAATAAAGCTGATATCAGACCATCTTCAGATGCTAAAATCGATCAAAAAGCACAAGAAATTAAAGACTTGTTAGCTGCTTATCCAGATTTAAAATTAAATATTGATGGATACACTGATAATACAGGTAGAGCTGCTTACAACCTTAAACTTTCTGAAAGAAGAGCTGCTTCTGTAGTTAAAGCCTTAGAACAAAGAGGTATCCCTGCAGGTGTGTTAAGTGCAAGAGGATTCGGTCAAGAAAATCCTAAATGTACAAATGATACTCCAGAAGGAAGACAATGTAACAGACGTGTAGCGGTTTCAGTTAAATCATTACACTAA
- a CDS encoding sensor histidine kinase produces MLNKWAVLFVLLGILITTVYISKTIVDQLRSEEEHKVETIVAALELQSSDRETSPKARDLALRILAENNAIPLILIDEDNVFSYQKNLDHIEKRLETDSLFLKNYIEKLRSYHEPIKVDLPFGTQSIYYQNSQLLKKLQYYPLILIVILMVFAVLVIWYFRIVDASSQNFLWAGMAKETAHQIGTPLSSLLGWIEILKYENVDKNILYEIESDVKRLKQIADRFSKIGSTPELKKTNVVKVAKDSYEYLKKRISDKVIFSFYSQEKELCSNVSPELLSWVFENVMRNAVDAMQNRGEISFKILKRENKIIILIKDTGPGIDSSKIGKIFDPGYTTKKRGWGIGLSLAKRIVEEFHNGSIYVDFSDKENGTQFCIELNECS; encoded by the coding sequence GTGCTTAATAAATGGGCGGTGCTTTTTGTGCTGTTAGGAATTTTAATTACCACTGTGTACATCTCTAAAACCATTGTAGACCAACTCCGTAGCGAGGAAGAACACAAGGTGGAAACCATCGTAGCGGCGCTAGAACTACAAAGCTCCGACCGAGAGACCTCCCCCAAGGCGCGGGATTTAGCCCTGAGAATTCTAGCTGAAAACAATGCAATCCCTCTGATTTTAATTGATGAAGATAATGTCTTCTCTTACCAAAAAAACTTAGACCATATCGAAAAACGCCTAGAAACGGATAGCCTTTTCCTAAAAAATTATATCGAAAAACTGCGCTCCTACCACGAGCCCATCAAGGTAGATTTGCCTTTTGGAACACAAAGTATTTATTACCAAAACTCACAACTACTCAAAAAGTTACAATATTACCCTTTAATTTTAATTGTAATTTTAATGGTTTTTGCGGTACTTGTAATTTGGTATTTTAGGATTGTAGACGCCTCATCGCAAAACTTTTTATGGGCTGGCATGGCAAAAGAAACCGCACACCAGATTGGCACCCCCCTCAGCTCATTGCTTGGCTGGATCGAAATTCTAAAATATGAAAATGTAGATAAAAACATTTTATACGAAATAGAATCAGATGTAAAAAGATTGAAACAAATTGCCGATCGTTTCTCTAAAATTGGCTCTACGCCAGAGCTTAAAAAAACCAATGTGGTAAAAGTGGCAAAAGACTCATACGAGTACCTGAAAAAGCGAATCAGCGATAAAGTGATTTTCTCCTTTTATAGCCAAGAAAAAGAGCTTTGTTCTAATGTGAGCCCTGAATTGCTAAGCTGGGTGTTTGAAAATGTGATGCGAAATGCCGTAGATGCGATGCAAAATCGTGGCGAAATTTCGTTTAAAATTCTCAAAAGAGAGAACAAAATCATTATTTTGATTAAAGACACAGGTCCCGGTATAGATTCAAGCAAAATCGGGAAAATCTTTGACCCTGGCTACACGACCAAAAAGCGTGGTTGGGGTATTGGATTATCTTTAGCCAAACGCATTGTCGAAGAATTCCACAACGGGAGCATTTATGTAGATTTTTCGGACAAAGAGAACGGAACGCAGTTTTGCATTGAGCTTAATGAATGTTCATAA
- the smpB gene encoding SsrA-binding protein SmpB, which translates to MQKQVNIKNKKARFNYELIEEFTAGIQLVGTEIKSIRMGKASIAESFCEVKNGEVFIVNMHINEYDWGTHFNHKIKRDRKLLLHKREIQKLDRKTKESGLTIVPTLLYINSKGYAKLKIYLAKGKKLFDKRQVLKEKDIKRNLDRIQKIF; encoded by the coding sequence ATACAGAAGCAAGTAAATATTAAAAATAAAAAAGCACGCTTTAATTATGAGCTGATTGAGGAGTTCACGGCGGGAATCCAGCTGGTGGGTACGGAGATTAAATCCATACGCATGGGCAAGGCGAGTATTGCTGAAAGCTTTTGCGAGGTGAAGAATGGAGAGGTGTTCATCGTTAATATGCATATTAATGAGTATGATTGGGGTACGCATTTTAATCATAAAATTAAGCGCGACCGTAAATTACTTTTGCATAAAAGAGAAATCCAAAAATTGGATAGAAAAACAAAGGAATCTGGCCTCACGATAGTGCCTACTCTACTGTATATCAATAGTAAAGGCTATGCAAAGCTTAAGATTTATTTAGCCAAAGGGAAGAAGCTTTTTGATAAAAGGCAGGTGTTAAAGGAAAAAGATATTAAAAGGAATTTAGATAGAATCCAAAAGATTTTTTAA
- a CDS encoding pseudouridine synthase, whose translation MNTNRRGGNRRGGTPRNAQSDNRKRAPKSFKKTDRRTENSEDKKPFRKEGEARGDFKRKPSFGSNRKFGNKPFRKRFSSKKTEEEPKDTRLRLNKFIAKSGLCSRREADEHIKNGMVEVNGKMVTEMGYKVEPTDEVRFDGKILTPEDKIYILLNKPKGFITTTNDERDRRTVMDLVKNATPTRVFPVGRLDRQTTGVLLFTNDGDLTKKLTHPSHNVRKIYHVVLDRPLHGDDMERVRKGIPMTEGIARVDKVSYIEGKPHNEVGVEIHIGWNRVVRRIFERLGYKIVSLDRVSFAGLTKKNVKRGTWRILDKQEIDFLKMV comes from the coding sequence ATGAATACAAACAGAAGAGGTGGAAACCGCAGAGGTGGCACGCCCAGAAATGCTCAATCCGATAACAGAAAAAGAGCGCCAAAATCTTTTAAAAAAACCGATAGAAGAACCGAAAATTCTGAAGACAAAAAACCATTCAGAAAAGAGGGAGAGGCAAGAGGCGATTTTAAAAGAAAACCAAGCTTTGGCAGCAACAGAAAATTTGGCAATAAGCCTTTTAGAAAAAGATTTTCGTCTAAAAAAACTGAAGAAGAGCCAAAAGACACTCGCCTACGATTGAACAAATTCATTGCTAAATCAGGACTTTGCAGTCGTCGTGAGGCAGATGAGCATATCAAAAACGGAATGGTCGAAGTAAACGGCAAAATGGTCACCGAAATGGGCTACAAAGTAGAACCAACCGATGAGGTGCGTTTTGACGGAAAAATTCTAACGCCAGAAGATAAAATCTATATTTTACTCAATAAACCAAAAGGATTTATCACTACTACCAACGATGAGCGTGATCGCAGAACCGTAATGGATTTGGTGAAAAATGCAACGCCTACGCGCGTTTTTCCTGTGGGGCGTCTTGACAGACAAACCACTGGGGTTTTACTATTTACCAACGATGGTGATTTAACCAAAAAATTAACCCACCCAAGCCACAATGTGCGCAAAATCTACCACGTAGTGCTAGACCGCCCCCTACACGGCGACGATATGGAACGCGTGCGCAAAGGCATCCCAATGACAGAAGGAATTGCTCGTGTAGACAAAGTTTCCTACATCGAAGGCAAACCACACAACGAAGTGGGTGTAGAAATCCACATTGGCTGGAACCGCGTAGTACGCCGTATTTTTGAAAGATTGGGCTACAAAATCGTTTCGCTAGACCGCGTTTCGTTTGCAGGGCTTACCAAGAAAAATGTAAAACGAGGCACTTGGAGAATCCTTGACAAACAAGAAATTGATTTCCTAAAAATGGTGTAA